The Candidatus Uhrbacteria bacterium genome has a segment encoding these proteins:
- a CDS encoding dual specificity protein phosphatase family protein, whose amino-acid sequence MNHDFLPHKQMEFSQIEAQIFIGTNTCCTHHFKSELLDKGITCDISLEGEMIDQPIGVDCYLWLPTPDHQPPTMHSIRIGCEALEEMLREGRSVYIHCKNGHGRAPSFYVAFLIMKRGRTFEDAWNIVKTSRPEAHLDASQEALLRSLTRGA is encoded by the coding sequence ATGAACCATGACTTTTTGCCTCATAAGCAGATGGAGTTCTCTCAGATCGAGGCGCAGATTTTTATCGGGACAAATACTTGCTGTACACATCATTTTAAAAGCGAATTGCTCGACAAAGGGATTACTTGCGATATTTCTCTTGAAGGAGAAATGATCGACCAGCCGATAGGCGTCGACTGCTATCTGTGGCTACCGACACCGGATCATCAGCCGCCAACCATGCACTCCATTCGTATCGGATGCGAAGCCTTGGAAGAGATGTTGCGGGAAGGACGAAGCGTTTATATTCACTGCAAGAATGGTCATGGACGCGCACCATCCTTTTATGTGGCTTTTTTAATCATGAAACGAGGGCGTACTTTTGAAGATGCTTGGAATATCGTTAAAACTTCTCGGCCCGAGGCCCATTTGGATGCGAGCCAAGAGGCTCTGCTGAGATCCTTGACGAGAGGGGCGTAA
- a CDS encoding peptidoglycan bridge formation glycyltransferase FemA/FemB family protein — translation MDWKLWQGSDQEWDERVSAFPYAQFAQSSAWKTFQESLGRQVIRVSNGDAYCQLALIKKTIGSYWLAQRGPVGESSGNFVTQIAALLPGSAWFIRFEPVTSIHATSYSLPPSLLRRPSHDPSVTRLLDLSVTDEEILAQMHHKTRYNIRVSQKHEVMLREADTVDEFLSLQRDTAKRDRFFAQSDSYIRKQFDLLKQSGTATILLAEKDGQALAANFMLTFGDTATYLYGASSSSNRQLMAPYLVHWESMLWAKRQGFHYYDFWGINPVDKNHPDFKKAWDGISRFKAGWGGAVIELPGTYDFPLKPSLYNLAKSIRRI, via the coding sequence ATGGATTGGAAGCTTTGGCAGGGGAGCGATCAGGAATGGGACGAGCGCGTCTCCGCTTTTCCGTATGCGCAGTTCGCGCAGTCTTCCGCATGGAAAACCTTTCAGGAGTCTCTCGGCCGCCAAGTCATTCGCGTGAGCAACGGCGATGCATACTGTCAGCTCGCACTCATCAAAAAGACCATCGGTTCCTATTGGCTCGCTCAACGCGGTCCAGTCGGAGAATCTTCCGGCAATTTTGTAACCCAGATCGCAGCCCTTCTCCCAGGTTCTGCCTGGTTCATCCGCTTCGAGCCCGTCACATCGATACATGCCACGAGCTACTCGCTTCCGCCAAGCCTGCTGCGACGTCCCTCGCATGATCCAAGCGTCACACGCCTGCTTGATCTCTCGGTAACGGACGAAGAAATCCTTGCGCAGATGCATCACAAAACGCGCTACAACATCCGCGTCTCCCAAAAACATGAAGTCATGCTGCGTGAAGCAGATACGGTCGATGAATTTCTTTCCCTCCAGCGCGATACCGCCAAGCGCGACCGCTTCTTTGCGCAAAGCGATTCCTACATCCGCAAGCAATTCGATCTTTTGAAGCAAAGCGGCACGGCGACGATTCTCCTTGCAGAAAAAGACGGCCAAGCCCTCGCCGCCAACTTCATGCTGACCTTTGGCGATACGGCAACATATCTTTACGGAGCGTCCTCATCTTCCAATCGTCAGTTGATGGCGCCATATCTCGTGCACTGGGAGTCGATGCTCTGGGCCAAACGCCAAGGATTTCACTACTACGATTTTTGGGGCATCAATCCTGTCGACAAAAATCATCCGGATTTCAAAAAAGCCTGGGATGGCATCTCGCGCTTTAAAGCTGGTTGGGGAGGAGCGGTGATTGAGCTCCCGGGCACTTACGATTTTCCGCTCAAGCCCTCGCTCTACAACCTTGCAAAATCCATCCGCAGAATTTGA
- a CDS encoding DoxX family protein: MKTLLCKTDCVGNEMRIDKALLIIRIVAGIIFLVHGWGKLTGNPSIEMFSGMVGNLGFPMPMFFAWVVALTEFLGGIALILGIFVRPAAILLSIVMLVAFGMVKKFGFPAGELDFALLGISVALAMTGPGHWSVSHKMVGKDCCQGEDEECCGGHGHDHKH; encoded by the coding sequence ATGAAAACACTTTTGTGCAAGACGGATTGCGTCGGAAATGAGATGCGTATCGACAAGGCATTGCTCATTATCCGTATCGTGGCTGGTATCATTTTCTTGGTACACGGCTGGGGTAAATTGACCGGTAATCCGAGTATTGAAATGTTCTCGGGTATGGTCGGAAATCTCGGCTTTCCAATGCCGATGTTCTTTGCTTGGGTTGTTGCTTTGACCGAGTTCTTGGGCGGTATTGCCCTCATCCTCGGCATCTTTGTGCGACCGGCTGCTATCCTTCTTTCCATTGTCATGTTGGTTGCGTTCGGCATGGTTAAGAAGTTCGGCTTCCCTGCTGGCGAGCTTGATTTTGCTTTGCTCGGTATCTCCGTTGCTTTGGCAATGACAGGTCCGGGACATTGGTCTGTCTCGCACAAAATGGTAGGCAAGGACTGCTGCCAGGGTGAAGACGAGGAGTGCTGCGGCGGACATGGCCACGATCACAAGCACTAG
- a CDS encoding D-glycerate dehydrogenase, with translation MPRIFVTRPFADEGILMLKAKKYQVDVYEHDEIIPRQELLKRVVGCDALLSLLTDKVDAEVMDAAGGSLKVIANYAVGFDNIDLAAARERNIVVTNTPSDEVNRSVAEHAFSLILALAHRVPESDVYAKAGKYKGWSPNNLIGTDVEGKTIGVVGLGRIGMSLARKAVHGFGMKCVYADMRRNPEFEKEFDAKQLPLEKLLQVSDFVSLHVPLLPSTKHLISTEEFSLMKKTAFLVNTARGPVVDEKALLRALRTKRIAGAALDVFECEPAIDCDLTDKLELKQFANVVLTPHTASATIEARQSMSRGAAENLIAVLSGKTPLNPAK, from the coding sequence ATGCCTCGCATCTTTGTCACCCGTCCTTTTGCCGATGAGGGTATTTTGATGCTTAAGGCCAAGAAATATCAGGTCGATGTCTACGAACATGACGAGATAATCCCCCGCCAAGAACTCCTGAAGCGCGTGGTTGGCTGTGATGCCCTACTCTCACTTTTGACGGACAAGGTCGATGCGGAGGTGATGGATGCGGCGGGAGGATCGCTCAAGGTGATAGCTAATTACGCGGTTGGTTTTGATAATATCGATCTTGCGGCGGCGAGAGAACGTAATATCGTGGTGACAAATACGCCTTCAGATGAAGTGAATCGATCTGTGGCTGAGCATGCTTTTTCATTAATTCTTGCGCTCGCGCATCGCGTTCCGGAATCTGATGTTTATGCGAAGGCGGGAAAATATAAGGGTTGGTCGCCAAATAACTTGATTGGAACCGATGTAGAAGGAAAAACGATTGGCGTGGTTGGACTTGGGCGTATCGGCATGTCGCTTGCTAGAAAGGCCGTGCACGGATTTGGAATGAAATGCGTGTATGCCGATATGCGCCGCAATCCGGAATTTGAAAAAGAGTTTGATGCGAAGCAATTGCCGCTCGAGAAATTACTTCAGGTTTCTGATTTTGTGTCTTTGCACGTTCCCCTGCTGCCATCGACCAAACATTTGATTTCAACGGAAGAATTTTCTTTGATGAAGAAGACGGCGTTTCTCGTGAATACAGCGCGCGGACCTGTGGTCGATGAGAAAGCGTTGCTGCGAGCTTTGCGAACCAAGCGTATCGCCGGAGCCGCGCTTGATGTGTTTGAATGCGAACCTGCGATTGATTGTGATTTGACCGACAAACTCGAACTGAAACAGTTTGCGAATGTCGTCCTTACGCCGCATACGGCAAGCGCAACGATTGAAGCGCGACAATCGATGAGCCGAGGGGCGGCGGAAAATCTGATTGCCGTTCTTTCTGGAAAGACACCGCTTAATCCTGCCAAATAA
- a CDS encoding NUDIX hydrolase, producing the protein MDKGKNDHIKFAILATDVALFSLKDGELLVRVIDVDRPPHFVHIPGLPGGLVHPDETALQAAKRLLQTKTGIRSNHVHLEQLFTFDAVDRDPRGRVVAVAHLGFVPWAQLSAQEQEDSESAKWIEAHRLPKLAYDHKEIMQLARKRLASRVTYTTLISKLLPKEITLTELEQAFEIITGKEIDKRNFRKKLLKLGLLNELPRMKSGARHRPAKLYAFKSDTVQEIEIL; encoded by the coding sequence ATGGATAAGGGAAAAAACGATCACATCAAGTTTGCGATTCTCGCGACAGATGTCGCTCTTTTTAGTTTGAAGGACGGCGAGCTCCTGGTCAGGGTGATCGATGTGGATCGTCCGCCGCATTTTGTTCATATTCCCGGCTTGCCTGGTGGATTAGTTCATCCGGACGAAACCGCATTACAGGCCGCCAAGCGCCTTCTCCAAACAAAAACCGGCATTCGTTCTAATCACGTGCACTTAGAGCAGCTTTTTACCTTTGATGCCGTTGATCGCGATCCGCGCGGGCGTGTCGTCGCGGTCGCACACCTTGGTTTTGTTCCATGGGCCCAGCTGAGCGCGCAAGAGCAAGAAGATTCTGAGAGCGCCAAGTGGATCGAGGCTCATCGCCTGCCAAAACTCGCCTACGATCATAAAGAAATAATGCAGCTTGCACGCAAACGTCTCGCATCGCGCGTTACCTACACAACATTGATCAGCAAACTTCTTCCCAAAGAAATTACGCTCACAGAATTGGAGCAAGCCTTTGAGATTATTACCGGAAAAGAAATCGACAAACGCAATTTCCGTAAAAAACTGCTCAAGCTCGGACTCTTGAATGAACTACCGCGCATGAAAAGCGGCGCGCGCCATCGTCCCGCCAAGCTCTACGCCTTCAAATCAGACACGGTTCAAGAAATCGAGATCCTCTAA
- a CDS encoding thymidine kinase: MAGSLTMFAGCMASGKSALLLNRVAFLRTMNLSAVVSLPVGRYGNEMRAFSRAGPSEYALRFKEANDLRRWTHSDKVLAIDEIQDQELWVSDVLEELKRSGCKIIVAGRDTNFRGEPYPIMEALRTIADEYTQLTAVCTVCQLQAERSQRLVLGEPAHWDSPILEQGPPRETYEPRCLAHHVVPR, translated from the coding sequence ATGGCTGGTAGTTTGACGATGTTCGCCGGATGCATGGCTTCCGGCAAATCGGCGCTCCTGCTCAACCGGGTGGCATTCCTGCGTACCATGAACCTCTCGGCCGTCGTCAGCTTGCCTGTCGGCAGGTACGGGAACGAGATGCGCGCATTCTCACGCGCCGGCCCATCGGAGTACGCACTACGTTTCAAAGAAGCCAATGACCTCCGGCGCTGGACTCACAGCGACAAGGTGCTAGCGATCGATGAAATCCAGGATCAGGAACTCTGGGTGAGCGATGTGCTCGAGGAGCTCAAGCGTAGCGGATGCAAGATTATCGTGGCTGGACGGGACACCAATTTCCGCGGTGAACCGTACCCGATCATGGAGGCCTTGCGCACGATCGCTGACGAGTACACGCAGCTCACGGCCGTGTGTACGGTCTGCCAGCTCCAGGCAGAACGTTCGCAACGCCTCGTCCTCGGCGAGCCGGCGCACTGGGACTCTCCGATTCTCGAGCAAGGTCCGCCACGCGAGACCTACGAGCCGCGCTGCCTCGCACATCACGTCGTACCACGCTGA